The following coding sequences are from one Methanosarcina sp. WWM596 window:
- a CDS encoding DMT family transporter — protein sequence MPTQENSFKPYSEVITGSIIYGTIGVFLDRVQEMSVGSILFCRLFFGLCMIFFYLLLSGSLEQLRPGRNRKYLLLLGFLNAITGICYFSAIRYSGISVAVLLLYTAPVYVNLLAPSVLGERSNSKSLLPLFLSLAGVSLIARPGEVLVSLSTGSDFMKGMFFGLLSGLSFGATIITIRYLRHEYSGISQTFWLTGISLLFMLPSALSTPIPVYFRNFSTLILFGLTITFAAILYLKGISGIKAQTGSILALLEPVSGIFFDTAVLRSPLYISTFLGCGFILTAAYLVSRKETGDRNLSADFQPVP from the coding sequence ATGCCTACACAGGAAAACTCTTTCAAGCCTTATTCCGAGGTCATAACAGGGAGCATTATCTATGGCACGATCGGAGTTTTTCTGGACAGGGTTCAGGAGATGTCCGTAGGGTCCATTCTATTCTGCAGGCTCTTTTTCGGCTTATGCATGATTTTCTTTTACCTGTTGCTGAGTGGAAGCCTTGAACAGCTCAGGCCCGGCAGGAACAGAAAATATCTACTGCTGCTGGGTTTTCTGAATGCGATAACAGGCATATGCTATTTCTCGGCTATAAGGTACAGTGGAATTTCAGTTGCTGTCCTGCTTCTTTATACGGCTCCTGTATATGTCAATCTGCTTGCTCCTTCAGTCCTTGGCGAAAGAAGTAACAGCAAAAGCCTTCTGCCTCTTTTCCTTTCACTTGCAGGGGTATCACTCATTGCCCGCCCCGGAGAGGTTCTGGTAAGCCTGAGTACAGGATCCGATTTTATGAAAGGCATGTTTTTCGGGCTGCTTTCAGGGCTCTCTTTTGGCGCCACCATAATCACGATTCGCTACCTAAGGCACGAGTATTCAGGGATATCCCAGACTTTCTGGCTGACGGGTATAAGCCTCCTTTTCATGCTGCCGTCTGCACTTTCGACTCCCATCCCTGTCTACTTTAGAAACTTCAGTACTCTGATTCTCTTTGGTTTGACCATTACATTCGCTGCCATCCTCTACCTCAAGGGTATTTCGGGTATCAAGGCGCAGACAGGCAGTATTCTTGCCCTGCTCGAACCCGTATCAGGAATTTTCTTTGATACTGCAGTCCTGAGAAGCCCTCTCTATATCTCGACCTTTCTGGGCTGCGGCTTCATCCTCACAGCGGCTTATCTTGTGAGCAGGAAAGAGACCGGAGACCGAAATCTGTCAGCCGATTTTCAACCAGTACCATGA
- a CDS encoding adenosylcobalamin-dependent ribonucleoside-diphosphate reductase translates to MLDTEEGWEALIAEALKARYLCEGEKGWEGICERVAKAIATNEKEYLEFKDLMVRKIFIPSSPTLMNAGTELGQLAACFVVPVEDSVEEIFAALKTAALIQKTGGGSGFNFSKIRPKGSQALCVDGVASGPLSFMRLFNEATEVIKQFGRRRGANIGILDVSHDDIIPFIRAKHVEGSFRNFNLSVMVPDAFFRLVEAGSTEEVWNPRTGITVGVIFSEIVEGIWRNGEPGVLFYDRINRDNFTPKLGAITATNPCGEEPLLPYESCNLGSINLSLLVAEGQVNWDSLRETAEKAVRFLDNEIDVNVYPVPEIAEATRKTRKIGLGVMGFHDMLLKLGLSYDSTEAVELAEKLMEQISWAAVRESRKLAAEKEPFPEYESSTWGFPMRNAALTAIAPTGTISILAGGSAGIEPVFSWVYRRTRTVGKEFLLVHPFFEAYFMPRLSEPDYRGLLEHVYTYGTLQDIKDSEMVSENEKKLFRSALDIGWKTHIDVQAAFQRHCHAGISKTINMPEDSGKEDVESALIYAWKQGLKGLTIYRTGSRQHVVLNLKKSGN, encoded by the coding sequence GTGCTGGATACTGAGGAAGGATGGGAAGCTCTGATTGCCGAAGCCCTTAAAGCCAGGTATCTCTGCGAAGGGGAAAAAGGCTGGGAGGGCATCTGTGAGAGGGTGGCAAAGGCAATTGCAACAAACGAAAAAGAATATCTGGAATTCAAAGACCTGATGGTCCGTAAAATTTTTATCCCGAGTTCCCCCACGCTTATGAATGCAGGCACGGAACTCGGCCAGCTTGCTGCTTGTTTTGTAGTTCCTGTGGAGGACAGTGTCGAGGAAATTTTTGCCGCCCTCAAAACCGCCGCCCTCATCCAGAAGACCGGAGGAGGTAGTGGGTTTAACTTTTCAAAGATCCGTCCAAAGGGGTCTCAGGCCCTCTGCGTTGATGGGGTTGCGAGCGGTCCTCTTTCTTTCATGAGGCTCTTTAACGAGGCAACCGAAGTCATCAAGCAGTTCGGCAGGCGCAGAGGCGCAAATATAGGAATTCTTGATGTCTCACATGATGATATCATCCCTTTCATTAGGGCAAAGCACGTTGAAGGGAGCTTCAGGAATTTCAACCTCTCGGTAATGGTCCCTGATGCTTTTTTCAGGCTTGTTGAAGCAGGCAGCACTGAAGAGGTTTGGAACCCCCGGACAGGGATAACGGTTGGGGTCATCTTCTCCGAAATCGTAGAAGGGATCTGGAGAAACGGGGAGCCAGGTGTTCTCTTCTATGACCGTATTAACAGGGATAACTTCACCCCAAAGTTGGGGGCCATCACTGCCACAAACCCCTGCGGAGAAGAGCCTCTCCTGCCCTATGAATCCTGCAATCTGGGCAGCATTAACCTCTCTCTTTTAGTTGCGGAAGGACAAGTCAATTGGGATTCTTTGAGGGAAACAGCCGAAAAAGCTGTCCGTTTTCTGGATAATGAAATTGATGTAAATGTATACCCTGTCCCGGAGATTGCGGAGGCAACCAGAAAGACAAGGAAAATCGGACTTGGAGTTATGGGATTTCACGATATGCTTTTGAAACTGGGACTTTCCTATGATTCAACAGAAGCTGTTGAACTTGCAGAAAAGCTTATGGAGCAGATTAGCTGGGCTGCGGTCCGGGAATCAAGAAAACTTGCGGCAGAAAAAGAACCTTTCCCGGAGTATGAGAGCTCCACCTGGGGATTCCCAATGAGAAACGCCGCATTGACCGCAATCGCCCCTACTGGCACTATCAGCATTCTTGCCGGCGGCTCTGCGGGGATTGAGCCTGTTTTCAGCTGGGTCTACAGGCGGACCCGTACAGTGGGTAAAGAATTCCTGCTCGTCCACCCCTTCTTTGAGGCATATTTCATGCCCAGGCTCTCGGAACCGGATTATAGAGGACTCCTTGAGCATGTCTACACATATGGCACCCTGCAGGACATAAAAGACTCTGAAATGGTGTCTGAAAATGAAAAAAAGCTCTTCAGGTCAGCCCTTGATATTGGCTGGAAGACCCATATTGATGTACAGGCCGCTTTTCAACGCCACTGTCATGCAGGAATCTCAAAGACCATAAACATGCCTGAAGATTCCGGAAAAGAAGATGTTGAGAGCGCTCTGATTTACGCCTGGAAACAGGGATTAAAAGGGCTTACAATCTATAGGACCGGAAGCAGACAGCATGTGGTTCTCAATTTAAAAAAATCTGGTAACTAA
- a CDS encoding 4Fe-4S binding protein, which produces MAKRLKVANPARCIGCYSCMMACARTWYDTISLKNSRINIQTRGGIETSYVQIVCHACVDPPCMRACPVGALTKRKGGGVNFNKEICDGCGNCIEACIVGAIHLDAEKKAVICKHCGVCTKFCPHDVLEMIEVEDSGELKVKDTSPVEDTSSESPTASHKELYGKKDPGVKEPEEEK; this is translated from the coding sequence ATGGCAAAAAGGTTAAAAGTTGCAAACCCGGCCCGGTGCATAGGCTGCTATTCCTGTATGATGGCCTGTGCAAGGACCTGGTACGATACCATATCTTTGAAAAACAGCAGAATTAACATCCAGACCCGCGGCGGAATCGAAACCTCTTATGTTCAAATTGTCTGCCATGCCTGTGTTGACCCTCCGTGTATGAGGGCCTGCCCTGTTGGCGCGCTGACCAAAAGGAAAGGGGGAGGAGTCAATTTCAATAAAGAAATCTGCGACGGCTGTGGAAACTGTATCGAAGCCTGCATAGTTGGGGCAATTCATCTGGATGCGGAAAAAAAAGCAGTAATCTGCAAGCACTGTGGGGTCTGCACAAAATTCTGCCCGCATGATGTACTTGAAATGATTGAGGTCGAAGACAGCGGAGAATTAAAAGTTAAGGATACGAGCCCGGTTGAAGATACAAGTTCTGAAAGCCCTACTGCCTCCCATAAAGAGCTTTATGGGAAAAAAGATCCAGGGGTAAAAGAGCCTGAGGAGGAAAAATGA
- a CDS encoding Rieske (2Fe-2S) protein yields the protein MPSEKIPEKGSISGFEPPWFYAAEESSLKEGELLHVEPGGRNVLLLKAEGQIHAFTNICPHARCPMDRGRLEEFTLTCLCHGRRFDVRTGKCLNDSLELKRYEWKLEGDKIGVKIEE from the coding sequence ATGCCTTCTGAAAAAATACCTGAAAAAGGCTCGATTTCTGGTTTTGAGCCTCCCTGGTTTTATGCAGCTGAAGAAAGCAGCCTAAAAGAAGGAGAGCTTCTTCATGTTGAACCAGGGGGAAGAAATGTGCTTCTCCTTAAAGCGGAGGGACAGATCCATGCTTTCACAAATATCTGCCCTCACGCCCGATGTCCTATGGATAGGGGCAGGCTGGAGGAATTCACTCTCACGTGTCTCTGTCACGGCAGAAGATTTGACGTAAGAACAGGGAAATGTCTGAACGACTCACTGGAACTGAAGCGGTATGAGTGGAAACTTGAGGGAGATAAAATAGGGGTAAAAATCGAAGAATAA
- a CDS encoding NAD(P)/FAD-dependent oxidoreductase yields MKKYDVIVVGAGVSGLLAALTLSKHGKKVLVLEKERYLGGNCNSYMVDGYQVDTGAHAITHLIEGPLPRLINNYFDFLPVFEDYGHYYVRTENAFTKVPSNLKDFVTFDVLPRKDRLILSQALTKALTLSSFGIDLSDQSVYDFLPRNLCKDTYDFVDTISGFLSGKSMKETSAQRILSGSSFVRDSITQEQFDAMIGKIEPKKRQSTESILSSILPYHLHASLQARVDRVAQPFTSLERLATNKVNYSQGYPRKGLKALLNAILYSLPDTVEIKKECEVKSILVQNGKISGVEADEIYPADLVIYTGFATELPRLVKELPPAYKEELKGIVHTKSLTIWLGLKEELPEFNYTGSEIWFKDFAYWAMPISNYDPSLAPKDRQLVGFSFVIDADQTEEHELKRAYDTIFRALPNIEKYIDMQHEQIMVPEKAAVTINGKFADIRTPVKNLYIAGTDTDKRSMGITRASYSIIELLKILNEDGNLH; encoded by the coding sequence ATGAAGAAATATGATGTAATTGTTGTCGGGGCTGGCGTAAGCGGGCTTCTGGCTGCGCTGACGCTTTCCAAGCATGGAAAGAAAGTCCTTGTTCTTGAGAAAGAACGATATCTTGGGGGAAACTGCAACAGCTACATGGTAGATGGATATCAGGTGGATACAGGAGCACATGCAATAACCCATCTGATTGAAGGCCCCCTTCCGAGACTGATTAATAATTACTTTGATTTCCTGCCTGTATTTGAGGACTACGGGCACTACTATGTCAGGACTGAAAATGCTTTTACCAAAGTCCCTTCGAACCTGAAAGACTTCGTGACTTTTGATGTGCTTCCGAGAAAGGACAGGCTTATCCTTTCACAGGCCCTTACGAAAGCCCTTACGCTTTCATCTTTTGGAATAGATCTCTCGGACCAGTCGGTTTATGATTTTCTTCCCAGAAATCTTTGCAAAGACACATATGACTTTGTGGACACGATCTCAGGTTTTCTTTCGGGGAAGTCAATGAAAGAGACCTCTGCTCAGCGCATTCTTTCTGGCAGCAGTTTTGTCAGGGATAGCATTACGCAGGAACAGTTTGATGCCATGATCGGAAAAATCGAGCCGAAAAAACGTCAGTCTACCGAGTCCATTCTCTCTTCGATCCTTCCATACCATCTACATGCTTCCCTGCAGGCCCGCGTGGACAGAGTCGCCCAGCCCTTCACATCCCTTGAAAGGCTTGCTACAAACAAGGTAAATTATTCCCAGGGATACCCTAGAAAAGGGTTGAAAGCCCTGCTGAATGCCATCCTGTACTCTCTTCCCGACACAGTAGAAATAAAAAAGGAGTGCGAAGTAAAAAGCATCCTGGTGCAGAATGGAAAGATCTCAGGGGTGGAAGCTGATGAAATCTATCCAGCCGATCTTGTTATTTATACAGGCTTTGCAACCGAGCTCCCAAGGCTTGTAAAGGAACTACCACCGGCTTATAAAGAAGAACTTAAAGGAATCGTGCATACAAAAAGCTTGACCATCTGGCTTGGCTTGAAGGAAGAACTCCCTGAGTTCAACTATACAGGTTCTGAGATCTGGTTTAAAGACTTTGCCTACTGGGCAATGCCCATAAGCAACTATGACCCTTCCCTCGCCCCGAAGGACAGACAACTGGTAGGTTTTTCCTTCGTAATAGACGCAGATCAGACTGAAGAGCACGAACTCAAGAGAGCCTATGACACTATTTTCCGTGCCCTCCCAAATATCGAAAAATACATCGACATGCAACACGAACAGATTATGGTCCCCGAAAAAGCTGCAGTCACAATTAACGGAAAATTTGCGGATATCCGGACTCCTGTCAAAAATCTCTACATTGCAGGCACAGATACGGATAAACGCAGCATGGGAATTACCAGAGCATCGTACTCGATAATCGAGCTTTTAAAAATACTCAATGAGGATGGGAATCTCCATTAA
- a CDS encoding DMT family transporter, whose product MPVAVTAASKHHLELITACIIYGTVGIFMELLKDMSVGSIIFYRVLFGLSAIIFYLAITGKLGQLSLKRKKKYLLLLGILYVSQMFSYYSAIRYLGASSAVLLLYTDPIYLTFLAPVLLGEKNTEKTIFALFLGLIGVFYVTRPEGGFEQLEFGSNYLKGVLFGLVGGLFSSGVIISVRFLRDEYNGLTQLFWQSAISLVFLSPLAVTLPGQVLAANFPILMLFGVLITGVGAVFYIRGVAGVSAITGSILTLLEPVSCIFFDCIVLGNPVHSGMLIGSFFILAAAVVVSLENSDFLKRLIFGEKMAPSKKFSSWKKELLRVQDK is encoded by the coding sequence ATGCCTGTTGCTGTGACTGCTGCCTCAAAACATCATCTTGAATTAATAACCGCATGTATTATTTATGGTACTGTCGGAATTTTCATGGAATTGCTTAAGGATATGTCTGTAGGATCCATTATCTTTTATAGAGTTCTTTTCGGGCTTTCAGCCATAATATTTTATCTTGCAATTACCGGAAAGCTCGGGCAACTCTCGTTGAAACGAAAAAAAAAGTACCTGCTTCTTCTGGGAATTCTATACGTTTCGCAAATGTTTTCCTACTATTCTGCAATCCGCTACCTTGGAGCTTCTTCTGCCGTTCTTCTCCTGTATACTGACCCTATATACCTGACTTTCCTTGCTCCCGTTCTTCTCGGAGAAAAAAATACTGAAAAAACCATTTTTGCTCTTTTCCTGGGTCTTATAGGCGTTTTCTACGTAACGAGACCTGAAGGCGGTTTTGAACAGCTTGAATTTGGAAGCAACTATCTTAAAGGTGTACTCTTCGGGCTCGTGGGAGGCCTCTTTAGCAGTGGAGTCATAATATCCGTCCGTTTCCTCAGGGATGAGTATAACGGCCTTACCCAGCTTTTCTGGCAGAGTGCGATCAGTCTTGTCTTCCTGTCTCCTTTAGCAGTCACCCTTCCAGGACAGGTGCTCGCTGCAAACTTTCCTATCCTCATGCTCTTCGGAGTCCTTATAACTGGTGTAGGTGCAGTCTTCTATATAAGAGGAGTTGCCGGGGTAAGTGCCATTACAGGCAGCATCCTCACCCTTCTTGAGCCTGTTTCCTGTATCTTTTTTGATTGCATAGTTCTGGGAAACCCCGTTCACAGCGGGATGCTTATAGGTTCCTTCTTTATCCTTGCAGCGGCAGTCGTAGTAAGCCTGGAAAACTCTGATTTTCTGAAGAGATTAATTTTCGGGGAAAAGATGGCACCAAGCAAAAAGTTTTCCTCCTGGAAAAAAGAACTTCTAAGGGTACAGGATAAATAA
- a CDS encoding transposase encodes MKYRRKALTNPLVVDFLKTKIHNISETFDVEVLNIECDKDHFHLLFSAKPSLDIPKYIKSTMMIHTRVEEISLYQLHMKKTSQPSILITICIKQ; translated from the coding sequence GTGAAATATAGGAGAAAAGCTCTAACGAACCCTCTAGTTGTTGATTTTCTAAAAACTAAAATCCATAACATAAGCGAAACATTCGATGTTGAAGTGCTGAATATAGAGTGTGACAAAGACCATTTTCACTTATTATTCTCAGCAAAACCTTCGCTTGATATTCCAAAATATATCAAATCTACAATGATGATCCATACAAGGGTAGAGGAAATTTCTTTGTATCAATTACATATGAAGAAAACCTCACAACCGAGTATATTGATAACGATTTGTATCAAACAATAG
- a CDS encoding zinc ribbon domain-containing protein: protein MAQSKKVTGKRKRSQNRSTQNQGYLSRFIEFLTYKAELTGKKVTRIDEAYTSKECCVCGKRHDMPLWERIMNLWERIMKCDCGNVINRDRNSAINIMKRFLSQNALWTGYQKFSDNLRQTGLQMDT, encoded by the coding sequence ATGGCTCAATCAAAGAAAGTAACTGGAAAAAGAAAACGTTCTCAGAATAGATCAACTCAGAATCAAGGATATCTTTCTCGTTTCATCGAATTCTTGACCTACAAAGCAGAGCTTACAGGTAAAAAAGTAACAAGAATTGATGAAGCTTATACATCAAAGGAGTGCTGTGTCTGTGGAAAAAGACACGACATGCCTCTTTGGGAAAGAATTATGAATCTTTGGGAAAGAATTATGAAATGTGATTGTGGAAACGTTATTAATAGAGATAGAAATAGTGCTATCAACATCATGAAGCGATTCTTATCACAGAATGCTTTGTGGACAGGCTATCAGAAATTTTCTGATAATCTTCGACAAACAGGATTACAGATGGATACTTGA
- a CDS encoding aldehyde ferredoxin oxidoreductase family protein translates to MTTEQYAIPGLRNVLYIDLTNLSYHIEERSDLYEKYLGGVGVATNLMLEEYKEGTDPLDPEMPIIFSTGPLSGVYPTCTKTVALFRSPLNGELGESYAGGHLAMSLRYSGYETIVIKGSSRYPVYVTVHDDKVTFRDASSIWNLSSAIDVGQVLRRVEPGAGRRSIVRIGPAGEKGITYASVNVDTYRHFGRLGLGTVFGAKKLKAILVAGNREIKSPEHDAYKKMCKTLYETIVKTGLMEKYHNLGTSENILVLNELKGLPTRNLQATCIEGVENISGENFAEKYLIRRVSCAGCPIGCVHVAMLKRPFSKAHEYETLNVSYDFELIYALGSNLEVADPEAVLELIDLCEKAGVDIISMGVVLAWATEMQQRGKISTEETLGLKLSWGDKAAYLRAIDLVVQAPNEFYSALGKGVDYASKKYGGKEFAIQLGGLEIPGYHTGLGNILGLTVGFRHSHLDNAGYSADQKAFNQPISDEKIVDYIIDEEDRRSILNCMVACLFARNVYTYENMVQALKCIGIERTEEELKELGKDIFRKKYELKKKFGFRFEDLTLPKRFFETASTTGKLEEERVRKAIEMYREKRGV, encoded by the coding sequence ATGACAACAGAGCAGTACGCTATTCCAGGTCTTAGAAACGTACTTTACATTGACCTGACCAATCTGAGTTATCACATTGAGGAGAGGTCGGACCTCTATGAAAAGTACCTTGGAGGCGTAGGAGTTGCCACGAACCTAATGCTCGAAGAATATAAAGAAGGAACAGACCCTCTTGACCCCGAAATGCCGATAATTTTCAGCACAGGCCCTCTCTCTGGCGTGTACCCTACCTGTACAAAAACCGTTGCACTGTTCCGCTCTCCCCTTAACGGGGAACTCGGAGAGTCTTATGCAGGAGGGCACCTGGCCATGTCCCTGCGTTATTCCGGTTACGAAACAATCGTTATCAAAGGTTCTTCTAGGTATCCTGTGTATGTGACGGTACACGATGATAAGGTTACTTTCAGGGACGCATCTTCCATCTGGAACCTCTCTTCTGCAATTGATGTGGGGCAGGTCCTCCGCAGGGTAGAGCCTGGAGCTGGAAGGCGCAGCATTGTCCGGATAGGTCCTGCAGGAGAGAAAGGAATCACATATGCAAGTGTAAACGTTGACACCTACAGGCACTTTGGGCGCCTCGGGCTCGGTACAGTCTTCGGGGCAAAGAAACTTAAGGCGATATTAGTTGCAGGAAACAGAGAAATTAAAAGTCCTGAGCACGATGCCTACAAAAAGATGTGCAAAACGCTTTACGAAACAATCGTCAAAACAGGGTTGATGGAAAAGTACCACAACCTTGGCACGAGCGAAAACATCCTGGTCTTAAACGAACTCAAAGGTCTTCCAACCCGGAACCTGCAGGCAACCTGCATTGAGGGTGTAGAAAATATCTCAGGGGAGAATTTTGCGGAGAAATACCTGATCCGGCGGGTGTCCTGTGCCGGATGTCCCATAGGCTGCGTTCACGTAGCCATGCTAAAGCGCCCATTCTCAAAAGCCCACGAATATGAAACCCTTAACGTTTCCTACGACTTTGAACTAATCTATGCACTTGGCTCAAATCTGGAAGTTGCAGATCCCGAAGCCGTACTTGAACTTATCGACTTATGCGAAAAAGCCGGGGTAGATATAATCAGCATGGGAGTAGTGCTTGCCTGGGCAACTGAGATGCAGCAGCGTGGGAAAATTTCCACTGAAGAGACTCTGGGGCTCAAACTTTCCTGGGGAGACAAAGCAGCGTACCTTCGGGCAATAGACCTTGTAGTCCAGGCCCCTAACGAATTCTATTCAGCTCTCGGAAAAGGGGTAGATTATGCCTCTAAAAAGTACGGAGGCAAGGAATTCGCGATCCAGCTAGGCGGGCTGGAGATTCCGGGCTATCATACAGGGCTTGGAAACATCCTGGGACTTACTGTAGGCTTCCGGCACTCTCACCTGGATAATGCAGGCTATTCCGCAGACCAGAAAGCATTCAACCAGCCGATTTCTGATGAGAAAATTGTTGATTACATAATCGATGAAGAAGATCGCCGCAGTATCCTGAACTGTATGGTTGCCTGCCTCTTTGCCAGAAACGTCTATACATACGAAAATATGGTTCAGGCTCTTAAATGTATAGGGATAGAAAGAACCGAAGAAGAACTCAAAGAACTTGGGAAGGACATCTTCAGGAAAAAGTATGAATTAAAGAAGAAATTTGGTTTCAGGTTCGAAGACCTCACTCTCCCGAAAAGGTTCTTTGAGACAGCCTCTACCACAGGAAAGCTCGAAGAAGAAAGAGTCAGGAAAGCAATTGAAATGTACAGGGAAAAAAGAGGAGTTTAA
- a CDS encoding glutamate decarboxylase — MHDELCLDGNPTLNLSSFVTTWMEPEADRIIQENIGKNLIDHFQYPQTQVIQDRIINMLGRLYNAPDDADFTGTGCVGSSEAIMLALLAHKWTWKNSLEAEKKAVDKPNIIFGADAHVCWNKFAKYFDVEPRIIPMESDRFTISRDTVEELIDENTICVGTILGTTFTGEIDPIQEINELLVSIKETKGWDIPIHVDAASGGFVIPFVSPDFKWDFRLSSVKSINVSSHKYGLVYPSMGWLIFREKSDVPEDLIFYVNYLGDETPTYSLNFSSSSSLMLAQYYNFLRFGKEGYKQIMTGIMENARYLAKLLENSGKFDMLNSAEFFPVVTVKLKQPEKYTIFELSHKLRERGWILPAYTLPKNTEYIALMRVVVKENFSQEMADVLFDDIMKACEVLEGNKKEKHKPERSTDEGHFVT, encoded by the coding sequence ATTCATGATGAACTATGTCTTGACGGGAACCCTACCCTTAATCTTTCCAGCTTTGTGACTACCTGGATGGAACCTGAAGCAGACCGAATAATTCAAGAGAATATCGGGAAGAACCTCATAGACCATTTCCAATATCCACAAACCCAGGTAATCCAGGATCGAATTATCAACATGCTGGGACGCCTGTATAATGCACCTGATGATGCCGATTTTACAGGTACGGGCTGTGTTGGCTCTTCCGAAGCGATAATGCTGGCACTACTGGCTCATAAATGGACATGGAAAAATAGCCTGGAGGCAGAGAAAAAAGCTGTCGATAAACCAAATATCATTTTCGGTGCCGATGCACACGTATGCTGGAACAAGTTTGCGAAATATTTTGACGTTGAACCCAGGATCATACCCATGGAATCCGATCGCTTTACGATTTCCAGGGATACGGTAGAAGAACTGATTGACGAAAACACTATTTGTGTCGGAACGATTCTGGGGACGACATTTACGGGAGAAATCGATCCCATACAGGAAATAAATGAGCTGCTTGTAAGTATCAAAGAGACAAAAGGATGGGATATTCCAATTCATGTGGACGCTGCTAGCGGAGGTTTCGTAATTCCGTTTGTTAGTCCGGATTTTAAATGGGACTTCAGGCTATCCAGTGTGAAATCCATAAATGTCTCAAGCCACAAATACGGGCTTGTATATCCCAGCATGGGATGGCTTATTTTTCGTGAAAAGAGCGACGTTCCCGAGGACCTTATATTTTATGTGAATTATCTTGGGGATGAAACCCCAACTTATTCCCTTAACTTTTCTTCAAGTAGCTCCCTGATGCTTGCACAGTACTATAACTTCCTTCGTTTTGGCAAGGAAGGTTATAAACAAATTATGACTGGTATCATGGAAAACGCCCGTTATCTTGCCAAGTTACTTGAGAACTCAGGCAAATTTGACATGTTGAATTCAGCTGAGTTTTTTCCTGTCGTTACAGTTAAACTGAAGCAACCTGAAAAGTACACAATCTTTGAACTTTCACATAAACTTCGAGAAAGAGGGTGGATCCTTCCTGCATATACTCTACCCAAAAATACAGAATATATTGCTCTTATGCGCGTGGTGGTAAAGGAGAATTTCAGCCAGGAAATGGCAGACGTGCTTTTTGATGATATTATGAAAGCTTGTGAAGTCCTTGAGGGAAACAAAAAAGAGAAACACAAACCAGAAAGATCAACTGATGAGGGACATTTTGTTACATAA
- a CDS encoding carbon-nitrogen hydrolase family protein, producing the protein MIYLTRVKKDLPQRGKGIRLAIYQGERPVGTPEAVQSNIEKLEEVSKQAKKYDAQLIIFPELYLTGYALSPDLVKQLAEEVNGPSLRKVSKIARDNDIAIIFPYPERDSSSGEVHYYDSIAFINSDGYLLQNYRKTHLFGQAEKDNFSSGYTEKGDKNLFPVVKVADFPVGILNCYEAEFPELSRILALKGARLVIIPTAADYYYTLSDGNRTQVPYPDVSKKLIPANAYFNKIFIAYSNRCGYETVGKNSWQYRGNSVICGPNGDLLLVARPEETLLVADIIPSDFGPTHPEGDYLKDRRPELYHGLISKNVAFGEGYAYPDKST; encoded by the coding sequence ATGATTTACCTCACCAGAGTAAAAAAAGATCTCCCGCAACGTGGGAAGGGAATAAGGCTGGCTATTTATCAGGGTGAACGTCCCGTTGGAACACCTGAAGCAGTACAAAGCAATATTGAAAAACTTGAAGAGGTTTCAAAGCAGGCTAAAAAGTATGATGCCCAGCTTATTATCTTTCCAGAATTGTATTTGACTGGTTATGCTCTCAGCCCGGATTTGGTTAAACAATTAGCAGAAGAGGTTAATGGCCCCTCCTTAAGAAAAGTTTCCAAAATAGCCAGAGACAATGATATAGCCATTATCTTCCCTTATCCAGAAAGGGATTCCAGTTCGGGAGAAGTTCATTACTATGATTCTATCGCTTTTATAAATTCTGATGGTTACTTGCTGCAAAATTACCGCAAAACACATCTTTTTGGACAGGCGGAAAAAGATAATTTTTCATCTGGATATACCGAAAAAGGTGACAAAAACCTGTTTCCGGTTGTCAAGGTAGCTGATTTTCCGGTGGGGATTTTAAATTGCTATGAGGCGGAATTTCCAGAGTTGTCGAGAATTCTGGCGCTCAAGGGAGCCAGGTTAGTCATAATTCCCACAGCCGCTGATTACTATTATACATTGTCAGATGGAAATCGTACTCAAGTGCCTTATCCAGATGTTTCAAAAAAACTTATTCCCGCCAATGCCTATTTTAACAAAATATTTATCGCTTATTCCAATCGTTGCGGTTATGAAACAGTTGGTAAAAATTCATGGCAATATAGAGGGAATTCAGTCATATGTGGTCCGAATGGCGATCTTTTATTAGTGGCTAGACCAGAAGAAACCCTTCTAGTCGCAGATATCATCCCCAGTGATTTTGGACCCACTCATCCGGAAGGCGATTATCTTAAAGATCGAAGACCAGAGCTTTATCATGGACTCATTTCAAAAAATGTGGCATTTGGAGAGGGATATGCCTACCCCGATAAATCAACATGA